The Paenibacillus sp. FSL R7-0204 genome includes a region encoding these proteins:
- a CDS encoding ABC transporter ATP-binding protein: MIQPILSIENLHTHFLTDRGEVPAVDGVDLYINPGEILGVVGESGCGKSVTSLSILKLVPSPPGRIVDGRILLKGRDIVPLKEKDMRKIRGDSVSMIFQEPMTSLNPLFTVGQQIMETVRLHRGLSKKEAREHAVDMLRKVGIPRPEAIIDEYPHQLSGGMRQRVMIAMSISCSPELLIADEPTTALDVTIQAQILELIRQLNEEQGTAVMLITHDLGVVAEMCHRVAVMYAGKVVEEGSVHDIFKNPLHPYTRGLIASVPRMDEVKERLYSIPGNVPVLSTDMQGCRFAPRCQEVMELCMQSLPALTRQEEQHSCRCWLHDSPQEDAV, from the coding sequence TTGATCCAGCCGATTCTGAGCATTGAAAACCTGCATACCCACTTTCTAACGGACCGCGGTGAGGTTCCGGCAGTGGATGGTGTTGATCTCTACATTAATCCGGGCGAGATTCTGGGCGTAGTGGGGGAATCGGGCTGCGGCAAGAGCGTCACCTCCCTGTCTATCCTGAAGCTGGTCCCAAGCCCCCCAGGAAGAATTGTAGACGGACGTATTCTGCTGAAAGGCCGTGATATTGTCCCGCTGAAGGAGAAGGATATGCGCAAGATCCGGGGAGATTCGGTCTCCATGATCTTTCAGGAGCCGATGACCTCGCTGAATCCCTTATTCACAGTTGGACAGCAGATTATGGAGACAGTACGCCTGCACCGCGGCCTCTCCAAGAAAGAGGCCCGGGAGCATGCGGTAGATATGCTGCGCAAGGTTGGAATTCCCCGGCCGGAAGCGATCATCGACGAGTACCCGCATCAGCTCTCGGGAGGCATGCGCCAGCGGGTCATGATTGCCATGTCGATCTCCTGCAGCCCGGAGCTGCTGATTGCCGATGAGCCGACAACCGCGCTGGATGTAACGATTCAGGCCCAGATTCTGGAGCTGATCCGTCAGTTAAATGAGGAGCAAGGCACTGCTGTCATGCTGATTACCCATGATCTTGGCGTAGTGGCTGAGATGTGCCACCGTGTGGCTGTGATGTATGCAGGTAAGGTAGTGGAGGAAGGCAGTGTTCATGATATTTTCAAAAATCCGCTGCATCCGTATACGAGAGGACTGATTGCTTCGGTCCCCCGGATGGATGAAGTTAAGGAACGTCTCTACTCCATTCCAGGTAATGTGCCGGTTCTCAGCACAGATATGCAGGGCTGCCGGTTCGCACCGCGCTGCCAGGAGGTCATGGAGCTCTGCATGCAGAGCCTTCCTGCGCTGACACGGCAAGAGGAACAGCACAGCTGCAGATGCTGGCTGCATGACAGTCCACAGGAGGATGCGGTATGA
- a CDS encoding ABC transporter ATP-binding protein, translating to MSESLLEVKGLRKYYPLNKGFFSRDRGSVKAVDDISFAVSKGETFGLVGESGCGKSTTGRALLRLIEPTAGEIWFGGQELTKLSAEEMRRQRREMQIVFQDPFSSLDPRHTVQRILEEPMIVHATCDARQRKAEVERLADVVGLSRAHLQRYPHQFSGGQRQRIGIARALALHPKLIIADEPVSALDVSIQSQVINLMQDLQQEFGLTYIFIAHDLSVVKHICDRVAVMYLGRIVEITDKHTLYARPQHPYTQALLSAVPEPDPDIRKERIILQGEVPSPANAPVGCAFNTRCPRVMERCRVTRPPLLETEAGHFTACHLYDEEANTPLA from the coding sequence ATGAGTGAGAGCCTGCTTGAGGTCAAGGGACTCCGGAAGTATTATCCGCTGAACAAGGGCTTCTTCAGCCGGGACCGCGGCAGTGTTAAGGCTGTGGATGATATCTCCTTCGCTGTGAGCAAGGGCGAGACCTTCGGTCTGGTAGGGGAGAGCGGCTGCGGCAAATCGACCACCGGCCGCGCGCTGCTCCGGCTGATTGAGCCGACAGCGGGTGAGATCTGGTTCGGAGGGCAGGAGCTTACGAAGCTGTCTGCGGAAGAGATGCGGCGGCAGCGCCGGGAGATGCAGATTGTCTTCCAGGACCCGTTCTCCTCCCTGGACCCGCGTCATACTGTGCAGCGTATTCTCGAAGAGCCGATGATTGTACACGCTACCTGCGATGCCAGGCAGCGTAAGGCAGAGGTGGAGCGGCTGGCGGATGTAGTCGGATTGTCCAGGGCACATCTGCAGCGTTACCCTCACCAGTTCTCGGGCGGACAACGCCAGCGGATTGGCATTGCCAGAGCGCTGGCACTCCATCCGAAGCTGATTATCGCGGATGAGCCCGTCTCTGCGCTGGATGTATCGATCCAGTCCCAGGTCATCAACCTGATGCAGGATTTGCAGCAGGAATTCGGCTTAACCTACATATTTATCGCCCATGATCTTAGTGTGGTGAAGCATATCTGCGACCGGGTAGCGGTAATGTACCTGGGGCGGATTGTCGAAATTACGGACAAGCATACACTCTATGCCCGGCCACAGCATCCTTATACGCAGGCTCTGCTCTCTGCGGTTCCTGAACCTGATCCCGATATCCGCAAGGAGCGGATCATTCTGCAGGGGGAGGTACCGAGTCCGGCCAATGCACCAGTCGGATGTGCATTTAACACGCGTTGTCCGCGCGTGATGGAGCGGTGCCGGGTGACCAGACCTCCGCTGCTGGAGACAGAAGCCGGCCACTTCACTGCCTGCCATCTTTATGATGAAGAAGCCAATACACCGCTTGCCTGA
- a CDS encoding helix-turn-helix transcriptional regulator, with protein sequence MTDRLIRLMRIITLVQAKPGILARELAERCGNSERTIYRDMDALSAMHIPITHMGHGKGYAFIGNFALYPLDWSEEEEEAFSQLRSIMAEIKPLLPPGFEDAYEKVMAADYKQKAEREETMERTKKEAGPNRTENSRAHGDQPLFLTDILDAVMKQRSIQADYSENAYEEKGIRIDPYCLVPLENRFHLIGFCHRFGIIRTFHINGFSSVNLLDRWFSKDQFDLQSFMEQKWSLEQDSLQVEFRVKFSQRMMERLKQEEMFVKPSKVDRQNRSLHFKVAVEQDIGFVHWIMKYKEEAEIMEPLYYRDVLKHQLEKWLSLYK encoded by the coding sequence ATGACAGACCGATTGATCCGGCTGATGCGCATCATTACGCTAGTTCAAGCCAAACCGGGAATTCTGGCCCGTGAGCTGGCGGAACGATGCGGCAACAGCGAGAGAACGATTTATCGGGATATGGATGCGCTCAGTGCCATGCATATCCCCATTACTCATATGGGACACGGCAAGGGGTATGCTTTTATCGGGAATTTCGCACTGTACCCCTTGGATTGGTCAGAAGAGGAAGAAGAGGCTTTTTCACAGTTGCGCAGTATTATGGCGGAGATCAAACCTTTGCTGCCCCCGGGCTTTGAAGACGCATACGAGAAAGTGATGGCGGCAGATTATAAGCAAAAGGCAGAAAGGGAAGAAACAATGGAGCGTACGAAAAAGGAAGCCGGACCAAACCGGACGGAAAATAGCAGAGCTCATGGAGACCAGCCCCTCTTTCTGACCGACATTCTGGATGCCGTGATGAAGCAGAGAAGCATACAGGCCGACTATAGTGAGAATGCCTACGAAGAAAAAGGTATCCGAATTGATCCCTATTGCCTGGTCCCGCTAGAGAATCGTTTTCACCTGATAGGCTTCTGTCACCGCTTCGGGATCATCCGGACCTTTCATATTAACGGCTTCTCCAGTGTGAATCTGCTGGACAGGTGGTTCTCCAAAGATCAGTTCGATCTGCAGTCCTTCATGGAGCAGAAGTGGTCCCTGGAGCAGGACAGCCTGCAGGTTGAATTCAGAGTCAAATTCTCGCAGCGGATGATGGAACGGCTGAAGCAGGAGGAAATGTTTGTGAAGCCGAGCAAGGTGGACCGCCAGAACCGCAGCCTGCATTTCAAGGTCGCTGTGGAGCAGGACATCGGCTTCGTCCATTGGATTATGAAATACAAGGAAGAGGCTGAGATTATGGAGCCGCTGTACTACCGGGATGTGCTGAAGCATCAGTTGGAGAAGTGGCTGTCGCTGTACAAATAA
- a CDS encoding M50 family metallopeptidase produces the protein MNRWLKTLLFLAGSALLTRFIPFSSLFRNLDTMFHEFGHALMTLLLSGNVLRIELYSDHSGVTYSAIAAGGKAILVSLAGYPLASLFALLLFYFYSRDKREWGLVLASLVALIMLVLYVRGGFGMIWLSGFILLNAAMLFLWPKVSKVYYLFLAFLTLEESVMGTLFLVYASIVTPSRAGDAANLSRLTILPAPVWSLLFFLFALLCATWALGLFFRHEKAGRRVRLM, from the coding sequence ATGAATAGATGGCTCAAAACACTGTTGTTCCTGGCGGGCTCCGCCCTGTTGACCCGGTTTATTCCGTTCTCCTCCTTATTCCGTAATCTGGATACCATGTTCCATGAATTCGGCCACGCGCTGATGACTCTGCTGCTCTCCGGCAATGTGCTGCGCATTGAGCTGTATTCTGATCACAGCGGTGTGACCTATTCGGCGATTGCTGCCGGAGGCAAGGCGATCCTGGTGTCGCTGGCGGGGTATCCTCTGGCTTCACTGTTCGCGTTGCTGCTCTTCTATTTCTATAGTAGAGATAAGCGGGAATGGGGGCTTGTTCTGGCCAGCCTGGTCGCACTAATTATGCTTGTACTATATGTGCGGGGCGGCTTCGGGATGATCTGGCTGAGCGGCTTCATTCTGCTGAATGCTGCGATGCTGTTCCTCTGGCCGAAGGTCAGCAAGGTATACTACCTGTTTCTTGCGTTCCTGACCCTGGAGGAGTCCGTAATGGGGACCTTATTCCTGGTCTATGCTTCCATCGTTACACCTTCCCGTGCAGGGGATGCAGCGAATCTGTCCAGATTAACCATTTTACCGGCCCCGGTGTGGTCACTCCTGTTCTTCCTCTTCGCATTGCTGTGTGCAACCTGGGCCCTTGGGCTGTTCTTCCGGCATGAGAAGGCGGGCAGACGGGTCAGATTGATGTAA
- a CDS encoding ABC transporter permease translates to MNSYLIKRVMVLFPVLIGMTLIVFSIIHAIPGDPAETILGQKATEQSKQALRNQLGLDKPWLQQYFNYMGDLVQGDLGTSIRTKTPIAKEIVPYLAATLELTAASMLFATFVGVNAGILSAWRQNSWFDYTAMIIALIGVSMPIFWLGLMEQLLFALKLHWLPSIGRMDQRNPVETITNLYLLDTILAGRWDQLWTVIKHLILPSIALGTIPMAIIARMTRSSMLEVMNSDYIRTAKAKGMSQFFVVYKHALKNALIPVLTVIGLQTGALLGGAVLTETIFAWPGVGRYIFEAISSRDYPVIQTGILIIAFIFVVINLLVDLLYAAIDPRINYK, encoded by the coding sequence TTGAACTCTTACCTCATAAAACGTGTGATGGTGCTGTTCCCGGTGCTGATCGGCATGACCCTGATCGTCTTCTCGATTATCCATGCGATTCCGGGGGATCCGGCCGAGACCATTCTCGGCCAGAAGGCGACAGAGCAATCCAAGCAGGCGCTGCGTAACCAGCTTGGCCTCGACAAGCCCTGGCTGCAGCAATATTTTAACTACATGGGTGATTTGGTGCAGGGGGACCTGGGGACTTCAATCCGCACCAAAACGCCGATTGCCAAGGAAATCGTACCGTATCTGGCCGCTACGCTGGAGCTGACAGCTGCCAGTATGCTGTTCGCAACCTTCGTCGGAGTGAACGCCGGTATCCTCAGCGCCTGGAGGCAGAATTCCTGGTTCGACTATACGGCTATGATCATCGCGCTCATTGGGGTATCGATGCCGATCTTCTGGCTGGGGCTGATGGAGCAGCTGCTCTTCGCCCTGAAGCTCCATTGGCTGCCGTCCATCGGCAGGATGGACCAGCGCAATCCGGTGGAGACGATAACCAACCTGTACTTGCTGGATACGATTCTGGCCGGGCGGTGGGACCAGCTGTGGACGGTCATTAAGCATCTCATTCTGCCTAGTATTGCACTTGGTACGATTCCGATGGCGATCATTGCCCGGATGACCCGCTCCAGTATGCTGGAGGTGATGAATTCCGATTATATCCGTACAGCCAAGGCTAAGGGTATGTCGCAGTTCTTCGTGGTCTATAAGCATGCGCTGAAGAATGCACTCATTCCGGTGTTGACGGTAATCGGCCTGCAGACGGGGGCGCTGCTCGGAGGGGCGGTGCTGACCGAGACGATTTTCGCCTGGCCCGGGGTAGGGCGTTATATCTTTGAAGCGATCAGTTCGCGGGATTATCCGGTGATTCAGACGGGGATTCTGATTATTGCTTTTATCTTTGTGGTCATCAATCTGCTGGTGGATCTGCTGTATGCCGCTATCGATCCGCGCATCAATTACAAGTGA
- a CDS encoding AIM24 family protein, with protein sequence MNIDIQDEGDSGSGQAVAFTVQENEEVHVLHPQQIIAYQGPSAGRADRFMDVKGMYRKRKLIRADLTGPCRFTAALPPGYRVKTIQLDSKSDLLYDFRHLFFYSKGVTMQTRVLSMKNMLITRDIVKVKFSGRGSIGILTEGTVCEAELHPFDPLYVDAGSIIAYPENAKLELTVYGNHLASQHMSYHWKMTGHGPVLFQAGRQSRRFERDNNEDGIIKRFLREALPFGGVFIK encoded by the coding sequence ATGAACATTGACATTCAGGATGAAGGCGACAGCGGCAGCGGACAGGCGGTTGCTTTTACCGTTCAGGAGAACGAGGAGGTCCATGTGCTGCATCCGCAGCAGATCATTGCTTACCAGGGCCCTTCGGCGGGACGGGCCGACCGGTTCATGGATGTGAAGGGCATGTACCGCAAGCGCAAGCTGATCCGGGCGGATCTGACCGGCCCTTGCCGGTTCACAGCCGCGCTGCCGCCCGGCTACCGGGTCAAGACCATCCAGCTCGACAGCAAAAGCGATCTGCTCTACGACTTCAGGCATCTCTTCTTCTACAGCAAGGGAGTCACGATGCAGACGAGAGTGCTAAGCATGAAGAATATGCTGATTACCCGGGATATCGTCAAGGTCAAATTCTCCGGCCGCGGCAGCATCGGCATTCTCACGGAGGGCACGGTCTGCGAAGCCGAGCTGCATCCCTTCGATCCGCTGTATGTCGATGCCGGGAGCATTATCGCTTATCCCGAGAATGCCAAGCTTGAGCTGACGGTCTACGGCAACCATCTCGCCAGCCAGCATATGAGCTATCACTGGAAAATGACCGGCCACGGGCCTGTGCTGTTCCAGGCCGGACGCCAGAGCAGACGCTTCGAGCGCGACAATAATGAAGACGGCATTATCAAGCGATTCCTGCGGGAGGCCCTGCCCTTCGGCGGTGTATTTATTAAGTAA
- a CDS encoding potassium/proton antiporter: MTHLADQIILLLAALLLIAVLSTKFSTRFGMPALVLFIAAGMVLSHFIYFNNASLTQIAGIFALVVILFEGGMQTSMKDIRPILKPALSLATLGVLLTTVIVGIFAKFLLGVPWAESFLFGAIVGSTDAAVVFSVLGGKNIDKRLTSTLEAESGSNDPMAVFLTVSLIEWVQHPDTAVWSLVLSFFWEMGVGLLVGIIIGKLAVYLINRINLDSTGLYPVMAVGFAVLTYGVSAMIHSSGLLAVYVMGLMLGNSELMYHRTIMNFNHGFAWMMQIAMFILLGMLVFPQELAAVAWQGLLLSVILMALARPLGVFLSLLVSRFSFREKTLISWAGLRGAVPIVLATYPLLAGLPHGRLFFNVVFFVVLTSAVIQGTTISPLASRLRLVGREHASQPSLMELVALGKTDSEFNHIGIDRQMAISGMQIAEIGLPDDILFTAIIRNKTIVTPHGSTVIEPGDTVYVLSPKSKREEMRAIFRSGLGRAAETDIHLV; the protein is encoded by the coding sequence ATGACTCATCTTGCAGATCAAATCATCTTGCTGCTGGCGGCTTTGCTGCTGATCGCCGTGCTCTCCACCAAATTCTCCACCCGTTTTGGCATGCCTGCTCTGGTTCTGTTTATTGCAGCCGGCATGGTGCTCAGCCATTTTATCTATTTCAACAATGCTTCGCTCACGCAGATTGCCGGCATTTTTGCCCTGGTGGTGATTCTGTTTGAGGGCGGTATGCAGACGAGCATGAAGGATATTCGCCCGATCCTGAAGCCGGCGTTATCGCTGGCTACACTCGGAGTGCTGCTGACTACGGTGATCGTTGGTATTTTTGCCAAATTCTTACTTGGTGTACCCTGGGCGGAGAGCTTCCTGTTCGGAGCCATTGTCGGCTCCACAGATGCGGCGGTGGTATTCTCCGTACTGGGCGGCAAAAATATCGATAAACGGCTAACCTCTACGCTTGAAGCCGAATCCGGCAGCAATGATCCGATGGCTGTATTCCTTACCGTGTCGCTGATTGAATGGGTGCAGCACCCGGATACCGCAGTCTGGAGCCTGGTGCTGTCGTTCTTCTGGGAGATGGGAGTAGGGCTGCTGGTCGGGATCATCATCGGCAAGCTGGCAGTGTACCTGATTAACCGGATTAATCTGGACTCCACCGGGCTGTATCCGGTCATGGCAGTTGGCTTCGCAGTTCTGACTTACGGGGTCTCGGCCATGATACACAGCAGCGGACTGCTTGCCGTCTATGTCATGGGGCTGATGCTGGGGAATTCCGAGCTGATGTACCACCGCACCATTATGAACTTCAATCATGGCTTTGCCTGGATGATGCAGATTGCCATGTTCATTCTGCTCGGGATGCTGGTCTTCCCGCAGGAGCTGGCGGCTGTGGCCTGGCAAGGGCTGCTGCTGTCTGTCATCCTGATGGCCCTAGCAAGACCGCTTGGCGTATTCCTCAGCCTGCTCGTGTCCCGGTTCTCCTTCCGTGAAAAGACACTGATCTCCTGGGCCGGGCTCAGGGGAGCCGTCCCGATTGTCCTGGCGACCTACCCGCTGCTCGCGGGGCTGCCGCATGGCAGGCTGTTCTTCAATGTCGTATTCTTCGTTGTCCTGACCTCGGCAGTGATTCAGGGGACAACGATTTCACCTCTGGCCTCGCGGCTGAGGCTGGTGGGCCGGGAGCATGCATCCCAGCCTTCATTAATGGAGCTGGTCGCGCTCGGGAAGACCGATTCCGAATTCAATCATATCGGAATCGACCGGCAGATGGCGATATCCGGCATGCAGATTGCAGAGATCGGCCTGCCGGACGATATTCTGTTCACGGCTATTATCCGGAACAAGACCATCGTGACGCCGCATGGCAGCACGGTAATTGAACCTGGAGATACGGTATATGTGCTTAGTCCCAAGAGCAAGCGGGAGGAAATGCGCGCCATCTTCCGCAGCGGCCTGGGACGGGCGGCAGAGACGGATATCCATTTGGTGTAA
- a CDS encoding ABC transporter substrate-binding protein: protein MKKWGNLALVLMLGAGLALSGCGGGNNTGNTGNTGNTGGNTAATNAPASSPETSGTAQDTLILGRGGDSASLDPAIVTDGESLKIAHQVFDSLLEYKPGTSEVQASLADSWEVTPDGLSYTFKLHPGVKFHDGTDFNAEAVVFNFQRWSDPASEYKFEGDSFDYYDSMFGPDGSRVIKEVKAVDESTVQFVLNQPQAPFLQNIAMTTFGIASPAAVKEKKENFKNEPVGTGPFVFKEWKRNDSITLDKNIAYWKEGLPKLNKVIVRSIPDNSARFTALQNGEIDLMEDLSPDDLSALENSSALTKIERPPFNVAYLGFNFKKKPFDNVKVRQALSHAVNKQEIIDAFFAGQAQAAVNPMPPSLWGYNDSVKDYEYDLDKAKALLAEAGYPDGLPDPVTLYAMPVSRPYMPDGKKVAEAIQAEWEKIGVKTVIESPEWATYLDDTKAGEKDDIFMLGWTGDNGDPDNFLYTLLDKDAIPGNNRAFYVNEELHTLLTGAQKETDQGKRTELYKQAQEIIKADAPWIPLVHTTPLLAGKANLKGFVPGPTGTEYYSEIYFE from the coding sequence ATGAAGAAATGGGGTAATCTCGCATTGGTACTGATGCTTGGCGCGGGGCTCGCGCTCAGCGGCTGCGGTGGAGGGAACAACACAGGCAACACGGGCAACACAGGAAATACCGGAGGGAATACGGCGGCAACGAATGCTCCGGCAAGCTCACCTGAGACCTCCGGGACAGCGCAGGACACCTTGATTCTGGGGCGCGGGGGCGACTCGGCTTCCCTGGACCCGGCGATTGTGACGGACGGGGAGTCGTTGAAGATTGCCCATCAGGTCTTTGATTCGCTGCTCGAATATAAGCCGGGCACCTCTGAAGTCCAGGCCTCACTTGCCGATAGCTGGGAAGTAACGCCGGACGGGCTGAGCTACACCTTCAAGCTGCATCCCGGCGTGAAGTTTCATGACGGAACCGATTTCAACGCCGAGGCAGTTGTGTTCAATTTCCAGCGCTGGAGTGATCCGGCCAGTGAATACAAATTCGAAGGTGATTCCTTCGACTACTATGACTCCATGTTCGGCCCGGACGGGTCGCGGGTGATCAAGGAAGTGAAAGCGGTGGACGAGTCGACCGTTCAATTTGTACTGAACCAGCCGCAGGCGCCGTTCCTGCAGAATATCGCCATGACCACCTTCGGGATTGCCAGTCCTGCTGCGGTCAAGGAGAAGAAGGAGAATTTCAAGAATGAGCCGGTAGGGACAGGCCCGTTCGTGTTCAAGGAGTGGAAGCGCAATGATTCCATCACGCTGGATAAGAATATCGCCTACTGGAAGGAAGGGCTTCCCAAGCTGAACAAAGTCATCGTGCGCTCGATCCCGGACAACTCAGCTCGCTTCACGGCGCTGCAAAACGGGGAGATCGACCTGATGGAAGACCTGAGCCCGGATGACTTGTCCGCGCTGGAGAATAGCAGTGCTCTGACCAAGATTGAGCGTCCGCCGTTCAATGTGGCGTACCTCGGCTTCAACTTCAAGAAGAAGCCGTTCGACAATGTGAAGGTAAGGCAGGCGCTCAGCCATGCGGTCAACAAGCAGGAGATTATCGATGCATTCTTCGCCGGCCAGGCCCAGGCTGCGGTCAATCCTATGCCCCCTTCCCTGTGGGGTTATAACGACAGTGTGAAGGATTATGAGTATGATCTGGACAAAGCCAAAGCATTGCTGGCCGAAGCGGGTTATCCTGACGGACTGCCTGATCCGGTAACCCTGTACGCGATGCCTGTATCCCGTCCTTATATGCCTGACGGCAAGAAGGTAGCCGAAGCGATTCAAGCGGAGTGGGAGAAGATCGGGGTCAAGACCGTCATCGAGTCCCCGGAATGGGCCACTTATCTCGATGATACCAAGGCTGGGGAGAAGGATGATATCTTCATGCTCGGCTGGACCGGCGACAACGGCGACCCGGATAACTTCCTGTACACCCTGCTGGACAAGGATGCTATTCCCGGCAATAACCGTGCCTTTTATGTGAATGAAGAATTGCATACGCTCCTGACCGGCGCCCAGAAGGAGACAGACCAGGGCAAACGCACCGAGCTGTACAAGCAGGCTCAGGAGATTATCAAAGCCGATGCGCCATGGATTCCGCTGGTTCATACCACACCGCTGCTGGCCGGCAAGGCCAATCTGAAGGGCTTCGTTCCCGGACCGACAGGTACAGAGTATTACAGTGAGATTTATTTTGAATAA
- a CDS encoding Dps family protein produces the protein MSTQVNSHTALHAVLNRQTANWTLLGVKLHHYHWYVSGTQFFTLHEKFEELYNEAAGYVDELAERLLAIGGRPASTMAEYLKLSSLKEAASGESAKEMVAQLVQDFAAVAEELKQGITSAEEVSDQPTADLLIGIRTSVEKTSWMLNAYLEI, from the coding sequence ATGAGTACACAAGTTAATAGCCACACTGCACTGCATGCTGTCCTGAACCGTCAGACCGCAAACTGGACGTTGCTGGGAGTGAAGCTGCATCATTATCACTGGTATGTCAGCGGAACCCAATTCTTCACGCTGCATGAGAAATTCGAAGAGCTGTACAACGAAGCTGCGGGTTATGTGGATGAGCTGGCTGAGCGGCTGCTCGCCATCGGCGGACGCCCTGCATCTACTATGGCAGAGTACCTGAAGCTCTCCAGCCTGAAGGAAGCTGCCAGCGGTGAGAGCGCCAAGGAAATGGTGGCACAGCTGGTTCAAGACTTCGCTGCCGTAGCTGAAGAGCTGAAGCAGGGCATTACTAGCGCAGAGGAGGTCAGCGACCAGCCTACCGCTGATCTGCTGATCGGAATCCGGACAAGTGTAGAGAAGACTTCCTGGATGCTGAACGCTTACCTGGAAATATAA
- the nikC gene encoding nickel transporter permease, which produces MGQAALKASPLKAPADQASGPWRDAWKAFRKNKTAMAGLGIILFFVLIALLAPWIAPYDFKAQQLVNRLKPPSAEHWFGTDDLGRDLFTRVIYGARISLWVGFFSVIGSIIVGTALGILAGYYGKWMDMMISRLFDILLAFPSILLAIAIVAILGPSLQNALYAIAIVNIPTYGRLVRAKVLSLKSEEYITAARAIGMKNGRILFSHILPNSLTPIIVQGTLGIATAIIEAAALGFLGLGAQPPDPEWGKMLSDSRQFIQKAPWTVVFPGLSIMLTVLGFNLMGDGLRDVLDPRMKN; this is translated from the coding sequence ATGGGACAAGCAGCACTGAAGGCTTCGCCTCTTAAGGCTCCGGCGGATCAAGCCTCCGGCCCCTGGCGTGATGCGTGGAAGGCCTTCCGCAAGAACAAGACGGCTATGGCCGGGCTTGGCATTATCCTGTTCTTTGTACTGATTGCGCTGCTCGCTCCGTGGATTGCCCCGTATGATTTCAAGGCTCAACAATTGGTGAACCGCCTGAAGCCGCCGTCGGCGGAGCACTGGTTCGGTACGGATGATCTGGGACGGGATCTGTTCACCCGGGTGATCTACGGGGCACGGATTTCACTCTGGGTAGGATTTTTCTCCGTAATCGGCTCGATCATTGTCGGCACCGCACTGGGCATACTCGCCGGATACTACGGCAAATGGATGGACATGATGATCTCCCGTCTGTTTGACATTTTGCTGGCTTTTCCGAGTATTCTGCTGGCCATCGCTATTGTAGCTATTCTGGGGCCTTCCTTGCAGAATGCGCTCTACGCGATTGCCATCGTCAACATTCCGACTTATGGGCGGCTAGTCCGGGCCAAGGTGCTGAGCCTGAAGTCCGAGGAGTACATTACGGCGGCCAGGGCGATCGGGATGAAAAACGGGCGGATTCTGTTCAGCCATATTCTGCCGAACAGCCTGACGCCGATCATTGTCCAAGGCACCCTTGGCATCGCTACAGCCATCATTGAAGCCGCTGCCCTGGGCTTCCTTGGACTGGGCGCCCAGCCGCCGGACCCGGAGTGGGGCAAGATGCTCTCCGATTCCCGGCAGTTTATCCAGAAGGCCCCCTGGACCGTAGTCTTCCCGGGCCTGTCCATCATGCTGACCGTCCTCGGCTTCAACCTGATGGGCGACGGCCTGCGGGATGTGCTGGACCCGCGGATGAAGAACTGA